In Mustela nigripes isolate SB6536 chromosome 12, MUSNIG.SB6536, whole genome shotgun sequence, one DNA window encodes the following:
- the ZNF879 gene encoding zinc finger protein 879 — protein MEFVRKSAAVQPRHQFPSLVRRRSCARRPGGGGEKCPQAKYPACLRCGAPVGVRVAAGPGAFSRRGSREGEMATGLLPAQAQESVTFRDVAVFFSQDEWLRLDSAQRTLYREVMLENYGTLVSLGILFSKPKVIFQLQQGEDPWMVENGVSQGPCVGWERLFETTVSEEENQEVMNKLLGDGPFNFKLGKAYINEDKLKKQQGKKNKPFRKVLITIKNTYMRERSFASIELGKNLSLKSPLIRKPRLVSRGRKPHSQQYSVLFKQLGVNTVRRCYKCNICGKIFLHSSSLSKHQRIHTGEKLYKCKECRKAFSQSSSLTQHLRVHTGEKPYICGECGKAFSFTTSLIGHQRMHTGERPYKCNECGKTFKGSSSLNNHQRIHTGEKPYKCNECGRAFSQCSSLIQHHRIHTGEKPYECSQCGKAFTSISRLSRHHRIHTGEKPFNCNECGKVFSYHSALIIHQRIHTGEKPYACKECGKAFSQSSALIQHQRIHTGEKPYKCNECGKAFSWISRLNIHNRIHTGEKPYNCKECGKAFSSHSAVNTHRKIHTGEKPYKCNDCEKAFNQSSALIQHQRIHTGEKPFNCKVCGKAFRQSSSLMTHMRIHTGEKPYKCKECGKAFSQSSSLTNHQRTHTGEKL, from the exons ATGGAGTTCGTAAGGAAAAGCGCTGCCGTTCAGCCCAGGCACCAGTTTCCAAGTCTCGTGCGCAGGCGCAGTTGCGCCCGGCGGCCTGGCGGCGGTGGTGAAAAATGTCCCCAGGCTAAGTATCCTGCTTGTCTCCGGTGCGGTGCGCCGGTTGGCGTCCGGGTCGCGGCGGGCCCAG gaGCCTTCTCtaggaggggcagcagggagggagaaatggcCACAGGGTTGCTCCCAGCCCAAGCTCAG GAGTCTGTGACATTCAGGGACGTGGCTGTGTTCTTCAGCCAGGACGAGTGGCTGCGCCTGGACTCCGCACAGAGAACCCTGTACCGGGAGGTGATGCTGGAGAACTACGGCACCCTTGTCTCGCTGG GAATCCTATTTTCCAAACCAAAGGTCATCTTCCAGTTGCAGCAAGGGGAAGACCCCTGGATGGTGGAAAATGGAGTTTCTCAAGGCCCATGTGTAG gATGGGAACGCTTATTTGAAACTACAgtttctgaagaagaaaatcagGAAGTAATGAATAAACTCCTAGGGGACGGTCCTTTTAACTTCAAGTTGGGGAAAGCCTACATAAATGAGGACAAGCTAAAGAAGCAACAAGGCAAAAAGAACAAACCTTTCAGGAAAGTCTTAATCACCATCAAAAACACCTACATGAGGGAGAGGAGCTTTGCGAGTATTGAGCTTGGGAAAAATCTCAGTCTGAAATCACCCCTTATTAGAAAACCCAGACTTGTTTCCAGAGGAAGGAAACCCCATTCCCAGCAGTATTCAGTTCTGTTTAAACAATTGGGAGTCAATACGGTGCGCAGATGTTACAAATGTAACATCTGTGGGAAAATCTTCCTCCACAGTTCTTCCCTGAGTAAACACCAGAGAATCCATACTGGAGAGAAGCTCTACAAATGCAAGGAATGTCGGAAAGCTTTCAGCCAAAGCTCTTCTCTCACTCAGCACCTGAGagttcacacaggagagaaaccttacatCTGTGgcgaatgtgggaaagccttcagtttCACCACATCTCTCATTGGACATCAGAGGATGCATACTGGAGAGAGACCCTATAAATGTAACGAGTGTGGCAAAACATTTAAAGGAAGCTCATCCCTGAATAATCACCAAcgaattcatactggagaaaagCCCTATAAATGTAACGAGTGTGGGAGAGCCTTTAGCCAGTGCTCATCTCTTATTCAGCATCACAggattcatactggagagaaaccctatgaatgtagtcagtgtgggaaagcctttacTTCAATATCGCGGCTAAGTAGACACCatagaattcatactggagagaaaccctttAATTGTAATGAGTGTGGGAAAGTATTCAGTTACCACTCAGCCCTTATCatacatcagagaattcacactgggGAGAAACCTTATGcatgtaaagaatgtgggaaagcctttagcCAAAGCTCTGCTCTGATACAGCATCAAAGAATTCATACAGGAGAAAAACCCTATAAATGCaatgaatgtgggaaggccttctcCTGGATTTCCCGGCTTAATATACACAACAGAatccatactggagagaaaccgtATAACTGtaaagaatgtggaaaagccttcagttCCCACTCAGCAGTTAATACTCATCGGAaaattcacactggagagaaaccttataagTGTAACGACTGTGAAAAAGCTTTCAACCAAAGCTCAGCTCTCATTCAGcaccagagaattcacactggagagaaaccctttAACTGTAAAGTATGTGGGAAAGCCTTCCGACAAAGTTCATCCCTTATGACACATATGAGGATTCATACAGGAGAAAAGCCttataaatgtaaagaatgtgggaaggcTTTTAGTCAGAGCTCATCCCTTACCAATCATCAGAGGactcacactggagaaaaactataa